The genomic DNA ATGAAATCCGTCAAAACGGTTACAATCTGAATATCCCTCGTTATGTAGATTCCAGTGATCCTGTTGAAAAGTTCGACATCTATGCCACCATGTTCGGAGGCATCCCTCACAGTGAGATTGACGAACTTCAAAAATATTGGGACACATTCCCTTCTTTGCGTGAAGAATTGTTTAGAGCGGATACAGACAAACCTTATTCTCAGTTGAGGGCCGAAGATACTCAATCAGTTATAGAGCAGAATGCAGACGTGAAAGCCTTCCAGAAGAGGTTTGCACGGGCTTTCGAAGGTTTTGCCAATAGTGTTCATCATCGGCTGATTGATCATGTAGATACGATAAATCCACAAAAAGAACTGGATGCTATTTCCGATGATATTTTTGCCCGTTTGCATGAAACACCACTTATTAACCGGTATGCAGCCTATCAAGCTTTGGCTGACAACTGGCAGGGCATCACCAACGACATTGAGACCATACAGCAGGAAGGCATTGGAGCGGTAAGAGTAGTAGAACCTGCTTATAAACTGGTAAAGAAAGGCGACGAAGAGATTGAAGTGCCAGATGGTTTGAAAGGCCGCATTATTCCTTTTGAATTGGTACAACAGGAAAAATTTCAAGATGAACTGAAAGCTATAGCCGGTTTACAGATGCGGGTAGAAGAAATCTCAGGTGAACTGGATGAAATCCGTGAAAGCTTCTCAGAAGAGGAATCTGAGGCTTATTTGGATAGTGAAAAGGAAAATGCCTTTGATAAGAAAGCCATTACTGCGGGAGCAAAAGCCAAAAAGGATGCGGTGGAAGAGGAAACTAAAGAGAAACTGAAGAAGATTGTCAAACTCTGGGAGGAACAGAAAAACAAAAACAAACAAATCAAGGAGGCAAAGCAGGCTCTTATTGACAAAACGGTAGAAGCGATAGAGAATCTTTCTGACGAAGATATTTCTCTGTTCCTGCATAAAAAATGGATTGATCCTATTATCAAAGGTATTGATGAAACGCTCACTGAGGTTTTGTCGGCTTTTGAAACTAAAGTGCTTACATTAGGTAAGAAATATGCTATAAGTTATAAGCAGTTGAATGAGGACTTGGGAAAATCCCAAAAAGAATTATCTGATCTTATTGGTGAACTGACTGGAGATGAGTTTACTTTATTAGGACTTAATGAGTTGATTAATGGTGAAAAGAAATAAGTATATGAACGTACCTGAAATTAGATTTAAAGGATTAGATAAAACTTGGAACAAAAAAACATTGGATGAACTCGTTCAACTGAATAGTGGAATGGATTATAAGCACTTATGTAATGGGAATATACCTGTATATGGAACTGGTGGATACATGTTAAGTGTTAACGCAGCTTTATCTTACGATAAAGATGCTATAGGAATAGGACGTAAAGGTACTATTAACAAACCATATATATTAAAAGCACCTTTTTGGACTGTTGATACACTCTTTTATGCAATACCTCGTAAATATAATAACTTACAATTTTGTAATTGCATATTTCAAAGAATTGATTGGTTAAAATACGATGAATCCACAGGAGTTCCAAGTCTATCCAAAAATATAATAAATTCAATAGAGGTAAATTGTGCTCCTAGTTATGACGAACAGCAAAAGATAGCATCTTATTTCCAGTCATTAGATTCATTAATTCAAACCACATCAAAGAAACTTGTATCTTTAAAACAAATAAAAGATGCAAGCCTACAATCTATGTTTCCACAAGAAGGAGAAACTGTACCTAAAGTAAGATTTAAAGGATTTGAAGGAGAATGGGAAAAAATTCCTTTTGGGTCATTCTTAAAAGAAAGTTATGAAAGGTCAACAGTAGAGAATGAGGATATTTTATTATCGTCCGCAATTACAGGAGTGTACTTAAACTCTGAATTATTTGGACATCAAAGAGGAGCTTCTAATATTGGATATAAGAAAATAAAAAAGAATATGCTAATTCTTTCAACCCAAAATCTCCATTTAGGAAATGCCAATGTTAATTTAAGATTTGAGCATGGACTTATATCACCAGCTTACAAGGTCTACGAAATCGTTAATATATCACCATTATTCCTACAACAATGGATAAAAATGGATTCTACAAAAGTTTTTTTCCTGAATGCAACAACAGCAGGTGCTAGTTTGTGTAGAAAGAACATTGTGTGGGATGATTTGTACAAACAAATAGTATTGATCCCTTCAAAAAATGAACAAGTTAAAATAGGATTATTCTTTTCAAATCTTGATAAACAAATCTCTCTCCAAACCCAACGCCTTGAAAAGCTAAAACAAATCAAGGCAGCTTGTCTGGATAAGATGTTTGTGTAAAATATCATTCAAACCTTTAATGGAGTAAATATGGATAATATAAACGACATACAATATTTCGTCAAGGAAAGTCTGTTTGAACAAGCCTTGGTCGACCTTCTCCCCCATCACGGTTGGGAAAAGGAAGTCCTTGTACAACCCACAGAAGATGATTTGATCCAGAACTGGGCAAAGATTCTCTTTGACAACAACCGTGACATCAACAAATTAGGCAATTATCCGCTTACTGCGAGTGAGATGCGCCAAATCATCGATCAGGTGAATCTGTGCGACAGCCCATACGCCATGAATATGTTTATCAATGGCGGACAGGTATGTATCAAACGCGACAATCCTGCCGATACAAACAATTACGGCAAGGAAGTATATCTGAAGATTTTCGATGCACGCGAAATCAGTGCCGGACAGAGCCGCTACCAGATTGCCCGCCAACCTCGTTTCAAGGCTTCGCACCCGTTGGGCGGTGACCGACGGGGCGATGTGATGTTGCTCATCAATGGCATGCCGGTGATTCATATAGAGCTGAAACGTTCCAAAGTAGATGTAAGTCAGGCTACCTTTCAGATTAAGCGTTATACCCACGAAGGTGTATTCGACAACGGTATCTTCAAGATGGTGCAGATTTTCGTGGCCATGACTCCGGAAGAAACACTCTATTTTGCCAATCCGGGCAAAGAAGAGAATTTCAAGCCGGAATTCTATTTCCATTGGGAAGACTTTAACAACACAATCATACGAGACTGGAGGCGAATTGTATCCGATTTGCTCAGCATCCCCATGGCACATCAGCTAATCGGTTATTATACCATTGCCGACGATAAGGATAAGACACTGAAAGTACTTCGCAGCTATCAGTATTTTGCAGCCAGCAAAATCAGTGACATAACGCATAAGACTAACTGGGATACTCATCAGCATCGTGGCGGATACGTGTGGCATACCACCGGTTCCGGAAAGACCATGACCAGTTTCAAGTCAGCACAGCTTATAGCCAATTCCGGCGATGCAGACAAAGTGGTATTTCTATTGGACCGCATTGAGCTGAGCGTGCAATCATTGGATGAATACCGTGGATTTGCGGGAGAAGACGAAGCTATTCAGGATACGCAGAACACAGCTATCCTGTTGAGTAAGCTCAAAAGTACAGATAACGACGACCGACTGATTGTGACCTCTATTCAGAAGATGTCGAACATCAAAGCAGGGAAAGATATTTCGCAAGATGACATTGATTTGATAGATCGTAAACGACTGGTATTTATCATAGACGAATGTCATCGTAGCGTGTTCGGCGATATGCTGATAGGTATCAAGAATACCTTCAAAAGAGCCCTGCTTTTCGGTTTCACGGGAACACCAGTCTTCAAAGAAAACGCCAAGCATGAAATCATGACCGAAACCATATTCGGCGACATGATTCATAAATACACCATCGCCAACGGAATCCCTGATCACAACGTATTGGGATTCGATCCGTATATGGTGAGAACCTACGAAGACAATGAGCTTCGCGAAAAAGTGGCATTCTCCCAACTGAAGGTAAACAGCATCGAGGAGATTGAAAATGACGAACAGAAAATGTCTATTTACAACATGTTCATGAATGAACTGAAGATGCCGGACACTTATAAGGAAGGAGATGAAACCTTACACGGAATAGAACATTATCTGCCTAAAGACTTGTATCAGCAGCCTGTTCATCACCAGGCTGTCGCAGCCGACATCGCAAGTGGAAGGGATAAACTGAGCAAGAACGGTAAATTCCACGCAATTCTGGCTACAAAGAATATACCTGAGGCAATAGCTTATTATCGGATATTCAAGGAGCAATATCCTTCCCTGAATGTGGTAGCCGTATTCGACAACAACATAGACAATTCTGATGGCGGAATTGCCAAGGAAGATGCCTTGCTGGAGATGCTGGATGACTATAACCGGAAATATGGAACAACATTCCAGCTTTCCACATATGCCAAATACAAAAAGGATGTGGCCAAAAGACTGGCACACAAGAAGCCTTACCTCAATATAGAACATGATCACACACAGCAGATAGACCTGCTTATTGTGGTCTCACAGATGTTGACAGGTTATGATTCCAAATGGGTAAATACGCTGTATGTGGATAAGGTAATGAAATATGTGGACATTATCCAGTCGTTCTCACGCACCAACCGCCTGTTTGGTCCGGACAAGCCTTTCGGCATTATCCGCTATTACTCTTTCCCTTACACCATGGAGCAGAATATCAACGATGCACTCGATGTATATGTGGACAGGCCGTTAGGTGTTTTTGTCGATAAACTGGAAAGCAATCTGACAAATATCAACCAGAAGTTCTTGCACATAAGGGATATATTCCAGGCACAGAAAATCGAAAACTTTACCAAATTGCCGGAATCAAGAGAAGACAGGAATATGTTTGCCAAAGATTTCAGCCAGATGACTCATCTGCTGGAAGCAGCCAAGCTGCAAGGATTCACATGGGATAAGGATGAATATGAGTTCCAGCATGGCGATACCTATACCTACGTCAAAATGGAACTGGACGAACAGACTTACCTTATTCTGCTGCAACGATACAGGGAACTGTTTGAAGGTAATGGAGATGGCAGTACGGAAGGAAATGATTTTGACTATCCTATTGATACCTATATCACAGAAACAGGTACGGGTACGATCGATGCCGAATATATCAACTCCAAGTTTGTGAAGTTCATCAAGAACCTCTACATGTCCGGTCCGGGAAGCGAACTGACCAAAGAAGCCTTTAAAGAGTTGCACAAAACCTTTGCTTCTCTATCACAAAAGGATCAGCGTACGGCAATGATTATCCTGCACGACCTGCAAAGTGGAGATTTGCATCTGTCGCCGGGTAAGACGATTTATGATTATATCGCAGAATACCAATTCCGTGAATTACACAAACAAGTAATGATTCTGGCCGAAGCGACCGGTTTAAATGCCAGTCAACTGGAGCACATCATGAGTCGTAATGTAACGGAACAGAATCTGAATGAGTTCAGCCAGTTTGACAACCTGAAGCTGACATTGAACATGACCAAGACCCGTGAATTCATTGCCAAAGTAGAAGGTACAGAGGTTCCGGCTCGTCTGGTTATTCCCAAGGCAGACAAATTACTTCGAGAGTTTATTTTAGACAGCAGTTGTAGAGAACATATTCTGAAAGCGTACTTGAACATGGAGGAGAATTATCAATCCGAAGAAGAACAGGTGCCGCAAGACGAAGACGTTATTACAGACGAAGTACAGCATGTAGACATGGCCGTCATAAAAGATAATATCCGGAGTATTCTGAAAACAACTTTGACCACAGTGCTTCCACAAATGCGTCCTATCGACGAGATTATAGACAGCGCATTCTATGTAATAGACACACCGTCAATTGATTCTTTGGACAATGTAGGCATGTTTATTCAGCGGGCATTTACAAATCTGTACGGTAAGAAAGCAACTATCGTAGATAAGTTTGTGGCATTTAATTTATTGGTCACCAAGTTTGAAGCATATCTGAAGAAATTATATTATCTGATGAAAGGCCATGAAGTTCCTGCCCAAAATCCGGGTGAAGATGTAACTTGGAAAAACGTGATTTATGCTCATAAATGTCTGTGGAATCTGAAATACAGCACGGATGAAGGAAAGCAGCAGCTATATCAATACCTTATGCTCATTAAAGGCTGGAGAAACAGTGAATCACATATTTCTCCTACAGCTTCAGAACAGGAAGTTGATACTGCAATCAGCATCATCCTGACCATGTATTTCTATGCTACAGGCTCTTCTATTACAGATTTGGAAATGAATGGACATGAAATACAAAAGTCCGAAAGTGTTCACAAAGAAAATTCTTATGTCCATAAAGTAATTCAGTTGCATCCATATTATAATGAAGAAAATGATGACCAACAACTGGTCGCTGAAGCGAACGTAAAGGATTGGCCAGAAGAAAAACGAATCGCAACTCTGAAAAAGAGCATTTGCCAGCTTATAGGATATGAGCCTAAAAAGTCACCTTTGAACAAGCAAAGACATTGGATTGCGATTTATCGTATAGCAGCAGATAAGGGATTTATCATAGAAGGTGATTTTGCTTATTTCAAAAGAATCATTGATAATATGCAAATAAGTAATCTTCCTGTTCCTCTTAAAATAGAATCGCTACAAAGCTCCATCAAAGACGTGTATGCAAAAGATATTGAATATTGGACAGACAATAACCTTAGTGGCAAAAAACTAGCAGAGTATGAAGATATTAAGAAATGTGCTGATGCGTTTGCCAAGATTGTAGGAAATAATATTAATACGAAATAAGACGATTATCATGAAACATATATCAATCCGTGTGCCTTGGCACGATAATAAATGGAATGGAACTATTTGTCAATGTCCGAAAAATAATCCATTCTGCATGATGCTTCACAATATATCTGAAAAAAAAGATGAGAACAAAGAAGAAACTTATGCAGGAAAGGATTGGAATTCTCTCAAGCAAGATCAATTACCTGCTTGTGTTGGCGAGAATGGTGGTTTTATGAATGAGAAGCCATATAAAAGAACCTTCAAACATGTTTATGCTTTTGGAGAGACTCCACATGCAAAGCTCTTACCTACAACAATAGAACTCAAACCATATAGCTTTTTTGGAATACCTTTCCGATATCTATCTCGTGATTATCAGGAAGAACTGAATCATAAATATCCGAATATGTCTGATGATGAAACTGCACCGTTTCCTACATCTTGGGTATATGGAAAAGAGAGACAGTTTGAAATATTAAATCACTTTAGATTAAATATAGAAGCTGGCACTTCACTCGGAGTTTTCTATTGCAAAAGTGGTAATCCAATTGATGAAGATGCAAAATTAATCGTTGGTATAGGTGAAATTACTAAAGTTTTACCGCTACAAACATATGAGACAACAACTGATTATACATATCCTTTTTGGGATTTGATTTTTGAACATGGTATAAGAACTGATTTGAAGAAGTCAAAAGGATTTCTTTTGCCATATCATGAATATATGTCACTTGATGAAGACTATGTAAAAGCCCAAACAGGAAAATCAAAACAAGAAGTAATTGATGAAATAAAAATTACCATTCCAAAGCTAGGCAATAGCCAGAAAATTTTTAACGAGTTGTCGTATGGTTGTGAATATGTTAGTAACCATAGCATGTTGATTATTTTGAATGTAGCCAGGAAATGTTTAGAATGTGTCATTAATCATGGACTTGTCGGAGGAAACTGGAAACAACAAATTTTGTGGATAGATTCCCAAATTGCAAAGGTGAAGGATATGATAGGTCCTTTCCCAGCTTTCGCCGAGGCTTTATCAGCAATAGGGGTAAATTATGCATTTATAATTGAACAGGATTTACGAAATAATGGATATTGTAGGGTTAAAGATAATCCATGGGAAGCCTTTGATAAATTGATGAAAGATGAATTGTCTCTTCCTGATTCCGTATATAAAAGTGAACTTACTCATTATCGTATTCTTTGGAAAAATACTCTAAGTAACCAAAGACAAGTACTGGAACTGCTATCACGTTTTGAAATAAATTCGGAAGTAATAAAATGGTGGTTTGATAGTCCTGGCTGCTATGATGAATTATTAAATAATCCATATATTATCAGCGAGGAGAGTCTTATTGAAAATTATCTTCCTGTTACAACCGAAATGATTGATCTTGGCATAATGGCTGACCCTAAGATTCAAGGCAAATGGACTCCAAAAGCTCCTTCACTAGTGGAATCCGTAATTGATAATAGAAGGATCCGCTCATTTATCATTTCAAAACTTGTGGCAAGTCTCAGTGATGGTGATACATTAATTTCTGCAAACGAGATTGAGTTATATATAAAAGATTGTTTGGCTGCGGACAATCATCAACTGCCATATAATTATTTAATGTCAAACAAAGAGTTCATTGAAGAAAAAACTATATATCTTAATACTGATGACAGGTGTGCACTGCAGTTGAAGGAATATAAAGAAATTGATGATTATTTGCGTAAGATATTCAAAGGTCGTGCTTCAAAGGATGTCAAATCACCATTAAAAGAAGACTGGAATACGATCGTTAAAGCATCTATTGATGGTTACAATGAAGCAAATGAGCGATGCCGTAATGCTGTAGCTGACCAGGTAAAGGCATTGGAAATGTTCTGCAGTAAGCGCCTTTCTGTGCTGGCAGGTCCAGCTGGAACAGGCAAAACTACAGTTGTCAAAGCTTTCTTAAAATCGCCACAAATAAAAGCAGAAGGTACACTCCTTTTGGCTCCTACAGGGAAAGCGCGAGTTCGCTTGGGTAACATGTCTGCAGATATTCAAGCCCTAACTATTGCGCAATTTCTGACGCGTCAGGGTTTCTTTGACTGGGATACAATGACACCTTGTGTTCCTGAAGATGCAGAAAAACGTAAATACTGTGGAGCCAAAAATGTCATTATTGACGAGTGCTCCATGCTTACATGTAAGGACTTTTATGTCTTAATGAAAGCATTGGATTTAAAGAACATTAATCGAATAATTTTAATTGGAGATCCATTTCAATTACCTCCTATTGGCCCTGGCAGACCATTTGCAGACTTATTTAACTACCTAAAGGATAATAAAGACGAATATTTAAGATCGGCAATAACAAAATTACGATATGTTGTAAGAACTATTAATACAGGAGACTCTGACATATTGACTTTAGCATCATGGTTCTCTGGAGAAAAACCTGCAAAGAATTCCGATCTCATTTTTGAGCAAGTTGCCAAAGGAAATCTTAATAATGACTTGGTTGTTTATACTTGGAATGATGAAAACGACCTTAAAGACTGCTTGAAAGAGGCCATTGAAAAAGAGTTGCCAGAAGAGGAAGGTAAATCTTTATCCGATAAGATTCGTAAATCTATAGGACTTGACGATGTAAATAAAGCCTTAAATGATCCGTCAAAGGTTGAAAAATTTCAGGTTTTATCCCCAGTAAAAAATCCGGTATGGGGAACATTCCAGATTAATTCGTATTTCCAAGAGTGGGTTGGTATAAATAAAAATTTTTCAATAGAAATAGCTCCTATTACCATATCTGCTCTAGATAAGGTCATTCAATTAAAGAATGAACGCAAGAAATCTACGAGTAAAGAAGAATGTCAACTTTCAAATGGTCAAATAGGTTTTGTTAATTATGCAAATAAGAGGGAAAAGAAATCGACAGTTGTTTTTACCGGGTTACCCAACAAGAGATTTTCATATTATTCTTCTAAGTCGGATGAGGCTGATAATACAATAGACTTGGCTTATGCTATAACTATCCATAAGAGTCAAGGGAGCGATTTTGATACTGTGTTGGTTGTTCTTCCTAAAAGCGGACGTATACTTTCACGTGAACTAATCTATACAGCTTTAACACGAGCAAGAAAGAAATTAATTCTGTTGATACAAGATAATATATCGTGGTTAATCGAGTATACTAAACCTCAGATGTCAGTTCTAGCTAAGCGAAATACAAATCTTTTTTCTACATCTGTTCGTGAAGATATTTCAAACATTCCATATGTGGAAGGATTGATTCACACAACCTTAAAGCCAGGTTTAATCGTACGTAGCAAGTCTGAAGTAATTATTGCTAATATACTATATGAACGAGGTATTGACTTTGAATATGAAAGAATGATAGAAGATAACGGCCGCCGATGTATTCCTGATTTTACTTTTGAAGATGCATCTGGAGATACCATTCTTTGGGAACATTTAGGAATGTTAGATAATCCCGCCTATAAGGAATCATGGGAAAAGAAACGAGATTTTTATAAATCAATCGGTTACATAGAAGGAGTAAATTTATTTACTACAGTTGACCATGAGAACGGAAGTATTGATTCTACAGAAATTGCTGCAATAGTAGATAAATTAGAAGATTTAATATAAAAGATTATGAACAATGCAGAAAGACTGCATTGTTCATAATTAGCTTTGTATTGTTTGATAAATAGTATTGCCTATGCCAACAAATAAAAATGCACAGTTAAGATACCAGATTATAGATAAATGCCTGAGCAATTGGTCTAGGCGTTACTATATTGAGGATTTAGTAGATGCCTGCAATGAAGCGCTCTATCTGTATAATGGAGAAACGAAAGATGGTTGCGGAGTAAAAAAACGTCAAGTACAAGAAGATCTAAAATTCATTGAAAGTGAAGAAGGATATAGTATGGAGATAGATGCCATTCGAGATGGACATAGAAAATATTACCGATACCATACCAAAGGGGCTTCTATTAAAAATCAACCTATCAATCAAGAAGAGCTCAATTTGATTTATGATGCATTGATACTTCTTAAACGTTTCGATGGAGTACCACAATTTGAGTGGTTAAACGACCTTGAAAAAAGACTATATACGACCAGTAAATTAGGAGATAGTCTGGATTCAGTTGTAAGTTTTCAGCATAATCCCTATCTCAAAGGAATGGATTTATACTATAAACCCATTTTTAATGCAATTGTTAACAAAAGGGTAATTGAAATTATATATCATCCATTTGGGAAGGATGCTAGAACTGTAATTGTTACTCCTTATCATCTTAAACAATATAATAATCGCTGGTTTCTGATCGGCAAACATAAAGACTCGGATTATCTATCAAACTTTGCAATTGATAGAATCGAAGGAGTAAAGGAAACATCTAAACCATACATAATACAACCTGAAGGAATAGATTTTAAAGAATACTTTAGCGATATCGTCGGCGTTTCGCGTTCAAATGCTCCTGTAGAAGAAGTCATTTTAAAGGTTAGTGATAAAGCCATTGGATATATTGTGACTAAGCCACTTCATGAATCTCAATCAGCAGTGACAACACCTCTTGAAGATGGATATTGGAAGATAACCTTAAAAGTCCAAAATAATTATGAGTTACGTTCTTTGCTCCGTTCGTTTGGTGCACAAATAGAGGTTATTGCCCCTGAGTCATTACGACAAATGATGAAAGAAACAGCCGAGACTGTGAGTCAGATATACGAGAAATAATAAAATCACGATAACCAACGACTATGAATATGCCCGAAAATTTATATTTAGAATTTGATGCTTTTTTACGATCAATCAAACAAAATTTAGATGGGTCATTTGGTGTCCTATTAGGTGCCGGTGCATCCATCTCATCTGGTATTCAATCGGCAAATGATTGCATATGGGATTGGAAATTTTTAATATATCAATCATTATCAGGTAATCAAAAAAAATTAGTAGATCCCAAAAAATCTGATTTAAGTAAAGACATCATTCAGAAATGGTTAGATGTGCAAGGGAAATATCCACAATTGGGGAGTCCAGAAGAATATTCTTTTTATGCCGAAGCTTCATATCCAATAGATGCGGACAGAACTAAATATTTTGAAAGCCTGTGCAATGGAAAAAGTCCGTATGTAGGATATAAATTGCTATGTCTGTTGAATAAATATGGAATTGTAAAATCTGTCTGGAGTACAAATTTCGATGGACTCGTGGAAAGAGCTGCACAACAAGCCAATATAACACCTATAGCTATAAATCTTGATTGCGTTGATCGTATATATAGGACAGAAAGTTCAAGTGAATTACTTTATATAGCATTACATGGAGATTGTAAATTTAGAACACTCAAAAATACAGAGAAAGAACTAGATTCACAGAATAGTGAATTTGTTTCAGCTTTGCGACGTTATTTTGTTGACAAAAATTTAATTATCATAGGATATAGTGGAAGAGATAAATCCCTTATGTCTGCTTTGAAAGAAGCTTTTACGGATAAGGGAGCAGGAAGATTGTATTGGTGTGGCTACGGCAAGGATATTACACCAGAAATAGCAGATTTGATTCAAACTATTCGATCTGCTGGAAGACAAGCGTTTTATATTGACACAAACGGATTTGATAACGTCATGTTATCTCTTGTAAAATTCTGTTTTAATGAAGATTCTAATAAACAAGAGGAGATCAATGAAATACTTAAAGTAATAAGTATAGACAATACAACAACTCCATTTTACATACAGGATGGAAATACAAAAAAATATCTGAAAAGTAATCTAATTCCAGCTACTTTTCCCGATGAAATATTTCAGTTTCAAATTTCATACGATGAGAATGAAAACAGATGGAAATATCTTAGAGAAAAGATTAAAGAAAAACCCCTTATTGCTGTACCATATAAAGACAAAGTATATGCCATCTCAACTGTATCTACTATCAATGAAGTTTTTGGGAAAAATTTAATTAGTGAAATTGAGCGTGTTCATATTTCTATTAATGAAATAGAGAAGAATAGTCATTTTAAAGAATTATTTCTCAAAGATGCACTTTATGGAATCTCTCAAATTAGAGGGTTAGGTGTTGATTACAAGCGTTCTATGCTATATAAAAAAAGATATTTATGCAAATAAGAATAATGTAACAATACATGAAGCTATTGAATGTGGATTATCATTTGTCCAACAAAAGAAATATGTCTTGTTTTCAATCACTCCAACAGTCTATTTTATTTCTAATGGCCAAATAAAAAAGGAGATCAAACAACAATACTCTCATGAGTATTTGGATAAAATGAGAAATCAGCAATATGAGAAGAAATTACAAGAATGGTGTAATATAATGTTTAATGGTAAAAGATTATGTTTTGAGATACCTGTTAATTCACGAAGTGGTTTTATCTTTAAAATATCCAATAATCGTGGTTATGCTGAAATACACCATTACGGACAAGGTAACATAACGATATATTCTCCGAAGGGATATAATATAAATCAAACATTATATCATGGCATACACATTAACGAACCCAAGCTTGAATTTATAAATCCATACGTTAATAAACCAGCATATGATGACAATCCGATGAGAGGATTATCAAAATACAGACCTTTCGATGCGAATTATTTTGATGTATTCCCTAAAGATGTATGCATTGGCAGTATCTGTCCTACTTCTTATTCTTTAAAATTTAGTGAATTTCTAAAAAGACTAAATTCTACAGTATCTGCAGATAAATTATCCGACTATGTACATCATTATACCGGTTTTAGTAATATTTATAACTGTAGACTTGATATTCCTGAAATACATTCTGAAAAATGGGTATCAATAAATGATAATCCTAAAAGTGCCATTAATTTAGCAAAAACTATTTGTACAGAAGGGCAAAAACTTTCAGAACAGTTCCCAGGAATTGTGCTATTAATATTTGTACCTAATTCATGGAGTAACTATAGACAATTCAATTATCATGGAGAAACATTTGATTTGCATAACTATATTAAAGCGTTTGCCGCCCAACATAGATTCACGACCCAATTTATAGAAGAAAAAACTTTATATAACAAGATGGTATGTAAAATTTCATGGTGGCTCTCTTTAGCTTTATTTGTGAAAGCTTTAAGAACTCCCTGGACTCTTGCAGACTTAGATCAAAATACAGCATATGCAGGAATTGGATATAGCATAAAAAAGCAATATTCAGGTAAAGCTGAAGTTGTTTTAGGTTGTAGCCATATATACAATGCACAAGGACAGGGATTAAGATATAAACTGTCAAAAGTTGAAC from Parabacteroides merdae ATCC 43184 includes the following:
- a CDS encoding argonaute/piwi family protein; protein product: MITSVLCYIKKDIYANKNNVTIHEAIECGLSFVQQKKYVLFSITPTVYFISNGQIKKEIKQQYSHEYLDKMRNQQYEKKLQEWCNIMFNGKRLCFEIPVNSRSGFIFKISNNRGYAEIHHYGQGNITIYSPKGYNINQTLYHGIHINEPKLEFINPYVNKPAYDDNPMRGLSKYRPFDANYFDVFPKDVCIGSICPTSYSLKFSEFLKRLNSTVSADKLSDYVHHYTGFSNIYNCRLDIPEIHSEKWVSINDNPKSAINLAKTICTEGQKLSEQFPGIVLLIFVPNSWSNYRQFNYHGETFDLHNYIKAFAAQHRFTTQFIEEKTLYNKMVCKISWWLSLALFVKALRTPWTLADLDQNTAYAGIGYSIKKQYSGKAEVVLGCSHIYNAQGQGLRYKLSKVEHPQFDKKKNPYLNFEEAYKFGMDILALFQDAMEKLPQRVVVHKRTPFKNDEIKGITNALKQAGISEIDLITITQEYDLKFIAEKIMYGQFLEDGYPVDRGTCIKLSSRNALLWTHGVVPSIQSNRRYYQGGRCIPAPLKITKYYGHGDLETIAKEILGFTKMNWNSFNLYTKLPATIDTSNTLAQVGNLLRQYNGVTYDYRFFI